The Tessaracoccus flavus genome includes the window GCATGGATGTAGCAGAGGCCTTTGACCGGGTTCCCCGCCAGCGGTTCCTGCCGAAGAACATGCGGCCCTACTGGCGCCTCGATCGTCCGCTCGCGCTGGCGCACGGGCAGACGAACTCACAACCGTCCACCGTCGCCGCGATGCTGCGGCTACTCGACGTTCGAGAGGGCCACCGCGTCCTCGACATCGGGGCCGGGTCCGGCTGGACCACCGCGCTCCTGGCCGAGCTGGTCGGGGCGGAAGGACGTGTGCTCGGCCTCGAACGCATCAGTGCCCTGGCCGACGGGGCGAGAGCAGCCCTCGGGCAGGACTGGCCCTGGGCCGAGATCCGCGTCGCTGACCCACACGAGCTGGGCGCCGCCCGCGAGGCACCGTTCGACCGCATCCTCGTCTCCGCGATGGCAGACGAGCTGCCCGAGCCGCTGATCGCACAACTCGCCGACGACGGGGTCCTCGTCGCGCCCGTCGCCGGAGTGATGACGAGGGTGCACCGCGACGGCGACACTCCCGCCATCACCGAGCACGGCTACTACAGCTTCGTCCCCCTCATCACAGGCCCGGACGATGCAGGCGACACGACGGACTACCTTTGACAAACCTTGAACAAAATTGATCTACTGGGGCAACCACATACCCGAGGAGCAGATGATGAACAAGGATCGACTACGCCAGATCTGGGTCACCGTGGCCGAGATCCTGTGCGTGTACGGAACGCTGGTCGGGGTGGGCGTCCTGGGTAGCTCTGTGGAGAGTTCTTCG containing:
- a CDS encoding protein-L-isoaspartate O-methyltransferase family protein gives rise to the protein MDVAEAFDRVPRQRFLPKNMRPYWRLDRPLALAHGQTNSQPSTVAAMLRLLDVREGHRVLDIGAGSGWTTALLAELVGAEGRVLGLERISALADGARAALGQDWPWAEIRVADPHELGAAREAPFDRILVSAMADELPEPLIAQLADDGVLVAPVAGVMTRVHRDGDTPAITEHGYYSFVPLITGPDDAGDTTDYL